In the Herpetosiphon gulosus genome, one interval contains:
- a CDS encoding AAA family ATPase, translated as MLLASLKIKPPDAHDAEQFPLNVPAIQALIGQTLDFDAPVTIIVGDNGSGKSTFLEGLAVATRSIAVGTYDLERDQSLTSAHRLAKYLKLSWHKRTGRGFFLRAEDFFGYAQRVNQLRLEAEAGLREIEADTTLSPLARAQARQTHSRTLGELRQRYGDGLDHASHGESFLRLFQSRFVPNGLYLLDEPEAPLAPIRQLSLLALMRDAVEQQQSQFVIVTHSPIIMAYPKARLLQISPTGLQPIEYNAIEHVSLLRDFLNHPERFLRHL; from the coding sequence ATGCTACTCGCTAGTTTGAAAATTAAACCACCCGATGCCCACGATGCTGAGCAATTTCCCCTAAATGTGCCGGCCATCCAAGCCTTGATTGGTCAAACCCTCGATTTTGATGCGCCTGTGACGATTATTGTGGGCGACAATGGCTCGGGCAAATCAACTTTTCTAGAAGGTTTGGCGGTTGCCACTCGCTCGATCGCCGTCGGAACCTACGATTTAGAGCGTGATCAAAGCCTAACGTCGGCCCACCGTTTGGCTAAATATCTCAAACTCAGTTGGCATAAACGCACTGGACGCGGCTTTTTCTTGCGGGCTGAAGATTTTTTCGGCTATGCTCAGCGGGTAAATCAATTGCGGCTTGAAGCTGAAGCTGGCTTACGCGAGATCGAGGCTGACACCACGCTTTCGCCCTTGGCGCGTGCCCAAGCTCGTCAAACCCATTCGCGCACACTCGGCGAGTTGCGCCAGCGTTATGGTGATGGGCTCGATCATGCCTCGCATGGCGAGAGTTTTTTACGCTTATTTCAATCACGTTTTGTGCCCAATGGCTTATATTTGCTCGACGAACCTGAAGCTCCGCTAGCACCAATTCGCCAATTGAGTTTGTTGGCGCTCATGCGTGATGCAGTTGAACAGCAACAAAGCCAATTTGTGATTGTGACCCACTCGCCAATTATTATGGCCTACCCCAAAGCCCGCTTATTACAGATTAGCCCTACAGGTTTGCAACCAATTGAATATAACGCGATTGAACATGTCAGCTTGTTGCGCGATTTTCTCAATCATCCCGAACGCTTTTTACGCCATTTGTGA